A genomic segment from Micromonospora echinaurantiaca encodes:
- a CDS encoding C40 family peptidase — protein MTKAIIGVVTVVIVACFGLPMLLLSAVMGGGSGGCGIAAPPPIRPSGQPPGGRTWDTEQLEMAATIIDVGVAKGVPRWGWVVAVATAMQESGLRNLPHLGDRNDHDSIGVFQQRPSQGWGTVAQLSEPAYQAGTFFDKLLTVPGWESMPLAQAAQAVQVSAFPDAYAKWTDDALHLVEQLTSTLADCATDALSALPDGFALPANTPPAVATAIVWAVNQLGTPYHFGGSCTDPHSGDPDKQCDCSSLMQSAYRAAGISIPRVTTDQANAGKPVAYPALLLPGDLILIPGSEGTMANPRHVGMYLGDGLIIQAPKTGDVVKITRLSRWITRIAAIRRIVKG, from the coding sequence ATGACCAAAGCGATCATCGGTGTCGTCACCGTCGTCATCGTCGCCTGCTTCGGACTGCCCATGCTCCTGCTGTCGGCCGTCATGGGTGGCGGCTCCGGCGGGTGCGGCATCGCCGCCCCGCCCCCCATACGCCCCTCCGGACAGCCACCTGGCGGCAGAACCTGGGACACCGAACAGCTGGAAATGGCCGCCACCATCATCGACGTCGGGGTCGCTAAAGGTGTACCCCGCTGGGGCTGGGTCGTCGCCGTTGCCACCGCCATGCAGGAATCCGGCCTGCGGAACCTGCCACACCTCGGCGACCGCAACGACCACGACTCCATCGGCGTGTTCCAGCAGCGCCCGAGCCAGGGCTGGGGCACCGTTGCGCAACTGTCCGAGCCCGCCTACCAGGCGGGCACGTTCTTCGACAAGCTCCTCACCGTTCCCGGCTGGGAGTCGATGCCGCTCGCCCAGGCTGCCCAAGCGGTCCAGGTCTCGGCCTTTCCCGACGCGTACGCGAAGTGGACCGACGACGCCCTGCACTTGGTGGAGCAGCTAACCAGCACTCTCGCGGACTGCGCCACCGATGCGCTCTCCGCCCTCCCGGATGGGTTCGCGTTACCCGCTAACACCCCGCCAGCCGTGGCAACCGCCATCGTCTGGGCTGTCAACCAGCTCGGCACCCCGTATCACTTCGGCGGATCATGCACCGACCCTCACTCCGGCGACCCCGACAAACAGTGCGACTGCTCGTCCCTCATGCAGTCGGCGTACCGGGCAGCCGGTATCTCCATCCCCCGCGTCACCACCGACCAGGCCAACGCCGGGAAGCCGGTGGCCTACCCAGCGCTCCTGCTGCCCGGCGACCTCATCCTCATCCCCGGCAGCGAAGGCACGATGGCCAACCCGCGCCACGTCGGCATGTACCTCGGTGATGGGCTCATCATCCAAGCCCCGAAGACCGGCGACGTCGTCAAGATCACTCGGCTGAGTCGTTGGATCACCCGGATCGCAGCAATTCGCCGCATCGTTAAAGGTTAA